A region of the Anolis sagrei isolate rAnoSag1 chromosome 4, rAnoSag1.mat, whole genome shotgun sequence genome:
AAGTTGTACGTCCTGTTTCAAAAgcacttcgtttcaagcccagcgtcGACAGAACACCACCCCCCtgagcccagaggcgactcggagcagtatataaatatagtaaattgtttttattgttattgttgttgttgttgttattgaccagtgtttctcaaactgtgctcctccagatgttttgaacatcagctcctagaaatcccagccagtcaaCCAGCTATTAGAagtggtgggagctgaagtccaaaacacctgcgggagcagagtttgagaaactgttATCGAACATCACTACTTAGGACTTATAGTtatggatttatagttttccaaggacaaCAAGCCAGAATGAGATAGAGAAGTGTCCTCTCCTTTGCATAAAGCTCCCAGGCTTCCCCACTTCCCCGAGACCACACTCTCTCCTCTTCAGGGTCTAGTGGTCAGCAGGGGGGCTGAGGTTGCTTTTGGTAGCCAGCTGGGAAGACACTGGCCACTCTGAAGGAAACTCAGCCCAGTCCATGCCGGTCACATTTGGGGAGTAGGCTTCAGCATTGGGTACGTCGACGTCTTTTGCACCGCAGGGTCTGCACCAAACGCGTGGATCGCCTTCTCTTACGAGGCCTCAGGCGTCTCTCTGGCTCCCTTTCCTCCTGAACTGGAGGAGGACTCTGGTGCCCATCAGGATGAACTTCTGTGGGAGTGCTCTGTGGCTGTAGGTCTTCTTTGTCTCCTGGGGGAGAAAAGCGACTCTCCTGGAAGGATAGGGTAGCATGAGGGGACCATGGGCTCCCTTGTTCCCTGGGTTCAAGGGGGCCTTGTGAGGTGGGCTCAGTACAGGTCGGAGGGGATAATGGGATGTCTTGCTGCTTTGGTTCAAGGAGGTCCATTGTGGTGTGTTCAGTGCAAGCCTGAGGGGACCATGAACTGTCTTCCTCCTTGGGTTCAAGGGGGTCAATTGTGGTGGGTTCAGTGCAGGCCTCAGGGGACCATGGGCTGTCTTCCTCTTTGAGTTCAAGGAGGTCCACTGTGGTGGGTTCAGTGCAGGCCTCAGGGGACCATGAACTGTCTTCCTCCTTGGGTTCAAGGGGGTCAATTGTGGTGGGTTCAGTGCAGGCCTGAGGGGATGATGGGCTGTCTTGTTCCTTGAGTTCAAGGGGGTCAATTGTGGTGGGTTCGGTACAGGCCTCAGGGGACCATGGGCTGTCTTCCTCTTTGAGTTCAAGGAGGTCCACTGTGGTGGGTTCAGTGCAGGCCTGAGGGGACCATGAACTGTCTTCCTCCTTGATTTCCAAGGGGTCAATTGTGGTGGCTTCAGTGCAGGCCTCATGGAGCAATGGCCCGTCTTGCTCCTTGGGTTCAAGGAGGTCCATTGTGGTGGGTTCAGTGCAGGCCTGAGGGGACCATGAGTTGTCTTCCTCCTTCATTTCCAAGGGGTCCATTGTGGTGGGTTCAGTGCAGGCCTCATGGGACAATGGGCTGTCTTGCTCCTTGGGTTCAAGGAGGTCCATTGTGGTGGGTTCAGTGCAAGCCTGAGAGGACCATGGGCTGTCTTCCTCCTTGATTTCCAAGAGTTCCATTGTGGTGCAGGCTTGAGGGGACCATGGATTGTCTTGTTCCATGGGTTCATGGTGGTCCTGTGATGTTCTTTCAGGGGAATATGCATTAACGTGTTCCAAGGGTTCCAAGGAGGGAGTCTCTTCCATGGCAACCTCCCCAGAGCCCTCCTGCTGGGCCCCACTTGGAGTGGTGCCTTTTGCCACCTTGTCGAGAGGAGAACCATATGGATGGCAGGATGATGCTGGGATCAGGAGGTCTGGCAGCTGACCGCTGGCCTCCGTTTGGCTGTCATTAGCTTGTGATGGAGTGTCTAGACCAGCAGGAGTGTGGTCAGTGGCACAGATGGATGAGGGAAGAAGGTCTGAGAGACCAGTCAAGTCACCGATACTGCTGAGGGGCCTCCCTTCCACCTCTTTTCCTCCATTGCCAGTCTCCAGGGTTAGGCTGGCTGTAACGTTGCCCGCATgaacctttttcttcctcccaccgATGTTAGCCCCGCATTCGGGGCACTGGCTCTTTTCCACTGGCCGCCCACACTGCCCCACACTGTAGAAGTGGCCATTGGGACACTCGTACCATTGCCCTCGGCCAAAACGCATGGCCTCTTCAATGGAGACCTTCTCTGCCTGGGAGAGTCGTGGCCCTGAAGCCGGCATCAGGTGGTCCAGAGTCTCCAGTACGGGCAGGAGAGCCCCTTCCTGGGCTTCGGTGAAGGGCTCTCGTCCATCGAGGAGGCTCAAGGCTTTGTCGGCAGCCTCTGTTGCCGTGGAAGAGGACGGCATTTGTTCCCTTCCGTAGATGGTCAGGCGCTCGAAGACGTTGGCCAGGTAGGAGAGCCTCTTCACCTCGTTCCGGCACTCTCTGAGCTGCTGGGCCGCGAAGGCGTCTCCCCGTTGCCTTCGGTGCAACCAGGACTCCAGTGCCTCCGCTGCACCCACAAGGCGCCTTCCCTGCTCATCTGTGCAGTGTGTTGCTCGGTCCCTCAGCCGCTGGAGGCACAACAGGAGCCGCACGGTGATTTCGCAGTCCCCGAGACTCTGGAGAGAAGCGGCCGCCTCGATCTCCCTCTTCAGGTCCTCCTTCCTGAAATAGCGGCTGTGTGGCGGCAGCACAATCAGCTCGCTCAGTAAGGCCGCCCGGCCAAACTGGAGCTGCTCCCGGCTGCCGAACATCCTCCGCTTGATGTCCGCGATCCTTTGCTGCGTTGCTTTGATGACGTTGCTGTAACGCGGGTTGCTCTGGATGGGCGTTGAACACTTGGGGCACACCTTCTGCTGGACTGGCTTGGCTTGGGGCTCGCCATCTCCGTTCCCTTCCATCCATCGGTCCAGACCCTGCACCTCAAAGATATGCCCACACTCCTTTAAGACAACAAAGCGAGACTCCGGCTCGTCTTCCTTTCCAAAGAAAATCTCTGCCAGCTCATTCCGGTGGCACACCCGGCATTTTGGGGGACATGGCTCCCCACAGAGACCCACGCAGGGGTGCTTGCAGCGCAGCATCTTCTTGCAGGGCCGGTCGCACCGGGGACGGTTGCAGATCTCCCAGCACATCTGTGTGCACTGATGGTGCTTGCACCGCCAACTGCAACGTTGCACGCAGCGGAAGCAGAACTCCCCGCATGTCTTACTGCAGCGGCTGTGCGGGCACCGGTTGCGGCACATCTTTTTACACGGGGGGCAATTCTCCGAGCAGGAGCCCTGGCACGTGTGGGAGCAGAGCAGCACCCGGGTGCACTTCTGTCGGCAAGTGGCATGCACATGGCCCTCAATGCATTCGTGGCAGCTTCCTTGGCAAATGTGGCCACAGTCCAGTTTCTGCAAACACTTCTCCTGGCACGGCAAGGGCATCTTCTGCCGGAAGCACTCCGTCTCGGCCACGTGGGAGCACGGCAGGGTGACTTGCACTGTCTCCTTGCAGGAAGCGACTTGGCAGTTCATTCCACACTTCAGTTTGCACAAGTGGCCGCATTGCAATGCTTTCCGGCAGGGCTCTTGACAAACCCAGACCTCAGGAGGGAGATGGCAGGGCATCTCTTGGCTGTGGCCGCACTTAGGGACGACCTTCTCCACTTTAACCTCGCAGAGTCTGCACTCCTCCTTACACTTCTTGGGGCACTTGTGCTTCCGCTCGCAGAGGACTCTACTGCAGGGGAAGGTGCAACGGTAGAGGCGGTGGTCCTGGTCTAAGGGGTGGCAGCGGCGCGTGCAAGGGTGGCCACACTCCAGCCGCGTCTGGCACTTGAGCGCGCAGCCTCCGTCTGGGAGCGCCTTGAAGTCCGCACTCGCTTTCACTGCCGTCTTGGTTTCAGGGTGGTTTTGGCACATCAGCGTGAGCTCCTCCCCAAGAAGGGCTTTGCTCTTCAGCAGGCCAGAGATCTCCTTCCAGAGGATGCTGCCGGCCGAGAGAACGTCCAGGTTGCCGAGGCAGTAGAAGCCCTTCTTGGCTCGCGAGAGGGCCACGCACAGCCTGTTCTTGTCCTTGAGGAAGCCGATCTTCCCTTGGCTGTTGCTCCGCACCAGCGAGAGGAGAACGATGTCATTTTCCTCTCCTTGGAAGTCATCCACGGCGTGGACGGCCACGTCCTCCATCCCTTGGTGGCGCAGCAGCGTGCGGACTCTCACCACTTGCCCGTGGTATGGGGTGAGGATGGTGATCTGGCTACGGCCGTAGCCTTGCTTGAGGAGGTAGCCGGTCAGCGAGGCCAGGAAGGCGGCTTCGTGCCTGTTGCTGTAGCTCTCGGAGTCGGCACTGTGGCTCTCTTCCTCTCTGTGCTGCACGAAGAAGACGTTCTTTTCCATGCCCTGAACAGAGACAAATCATTGCAGAGTGAACACGCAAGGCAAGGTACAGAAACTGACGTCgagcatgctcccccccccccccccttaacaaGGGATGgcaacttatagttctgcaaaggacaaaggtaccagactgcacaataggggttaagtcttggtcaatttgccaaggccttaacaacaatgaggaccccatgaaactttgggaatgactaaaccttggggtctctgcctctctcgggagctgtagttctccaaggacggggagcaaagcttgtttccagagacaccaggtccctttgggccactcaagaactcctgccaggacccttgcgttttagccatcccctatgggcactctttccccccacatggacaaaccttatgaaatcttgccttttatgaactttagatgtatgaaatgtgttttctgatttctttgtgtggcagaagcctttccccttttcctctgccctttgtttcccctatatacatgaagaaactccaccaaagggactacaaagccccaaaattccaggattttttttatccacaacttccttttgcacgaacaatagcctgggcagcgggtggccctcggaggaattgcccagccctcagcttgcccctttggcaaaaatcttggtcatatttcctcctgaaggacaaaaggtcctcgaaaaaccttttgccttcattctgattaactcagctatttccaccaagaaacaatcgccccagtctacacatgttgatccattccactcaaagcacaatagatcaggctaGCTTGAGATTTccacttcttcgccttggcaagaatcttatttcaattattaatatcaataaaattgctggaatcaggcttctctgacggctcgccaaggtcatgggccctctttggtgcggtcctaggggtctctcttactggggagaccctcctaaagtctgaATTGACTTCAAAACTgggaagcttccagacagtcagCATCTGTGAAGTGGTCTGAAATACTTCTAGAATCCTATGTTGGAAGTGATTCCcatggctatccagtccaacccccttttgccatgcagcaGCACCCAACCCAAGCATTCAGAGATGGCCACCATGGTGTTGAGCTACTTCAGCTGCAGTCCACTCAACATATTCACAGTTTAGCCATTCAACCTTTTAGTTTTAATAGTCCGTCTAAATGGTTTCATTCTTTTAAGTTCTATAtcagcgcttctcaacctgggggtcgccagggggtataagaggggtcgccaaagaccataagaaaacacagtattttctgatggtcatggggattccatgtgggaagtttgagccaattctattgtaggtggagttcagaatgctctttgattggaggtgaactataaatcccagcaactacaactcccaaattacaaaatcagtcctcgcccaaccccactagcattcacatttgggtgtattgggtatttgtgcccagtttggtccagtgaatgaaaatgcatcctgcacatcagatatttacattatgatttatgacagttatgaagtagcaacaaaaacaatattatggttgggggtcaccacaagatgaggaactggattaaggggtcacggcattaggaaggttgagaaccactgttctaaatggttTCATTATTTTAAGTTCTATATTGTCCTTAACTGCTTCTGTTGATCTAACCTGAACAAGTAAGTGAGAAGCTTtcacacattcacacctagctccaacagacaagagttctttgtcccaccctgatcattccacagatatataaacccatttttcctagttccaacagacctcgctatctctgaggatgcttgccatagatgcaggcaaaatgtcaggagaaaaattgcctccagaacatggccatatagcccggaaaaacctacaacaaccaagtgagaAGCTGCTTGCCATCTCTGGCCATCCTAAGCCAGGCACAGGAAGCCCTTAATCAATATGGTGCACCATCCATGCAGACTGAACCTCAGcagtctgaaagccaaaaccaaggttacaacatctgttatagaactccaatatgctgatgacaatgtcatagaatcatagaatcaaagagttggaagagacctcatgggccatccagtccaagaagcaggaatattgcattcaaatcatccctgacagatggccattcagcctctgtttcaaagcttccaaagaaggagcctccaccacactccggggcagagagttccactgctgaacggctctcacagtcaggaagttcttcctcgtgttcagatggaatctcctctcttgtagtttgcagccattgtcccattgcgtcctagtctccaaggaagcagaaaacaagcttgctccctcctcctccctgtggcttcccctcacatatttatacatggctatcatatctcctctcagccttctcttcttcaggctaaacatgcccagctccttaagccgctcctcatagggcttgttctccatacccttgatctgctccctcctccctgtggcttcctctcacatatttatacatggctatcatatctcctctcagccttctcttcttcaggctaaacatgcccagctccttaagccgctcctcatagggcttgttctccagacccttgatcattttagtcgccctctttctctggacacattccagcttgtcaacatctcccttcaattgtggtgcccagaattggacacaatattccaggtgtggtctaaccaaagcggaatagagcatggggagcatgacttccctggatctagacactaggctcctcttgatgcaggacaaaatcccattggctttttttgccgccacatcacattcctggctcatgtttacgtCGTCTGtccgcattcagaagacctacaagataCTCtaaatacctcactacctctgaggatgcttgccatagatgcaggcgaaacgtcaggagaaaatgcctctagaacatggccatatagcccggaaataACCTCAGCAATGCCGTGTCTCTCCCTTACCTTGATGCTTTCGTATTGCAGGACGACCTGGTGGTCGCGCAGTTCCTTGTAGAAGAAAGGCACCAGCAGCTGGGAGATCTCTGGCCGCATGCGATGCTGAGAGGGCAAAGGAGAGAGAAGTGGTCACTGTCAGGTGCCGCCCACCCATCGAGCCTCTTTGGCTGTGACCGTGGCCGATGATGGTGACGATGACAATGACTCTGTGGATGACGTTGAGCATGCCCCCCcttaacaagggatggtgacttatagttctgcaaaggacaaaggtaccagactgcacaataggggttaagtcttggtcaatgaggaccccatgaaactttgggaatagctagaccttggggtctctgcctctctcaggagctgtagttctccaaggacggggagcaaagctagTTTCCAGAGACaacaggtccatttgggccactcaagaactcctgccaggacccttgcgttttagccatcccctatggacactctttccccccacatggacaaaccttatgaaatcttgccttttatgaactttagatgtatgaaatgtgATTTCTtggtgtggcagaagcctttccccttttcctctgacctttgtttcccctatatacatgaagaaactccaccaaagggactacaaagccccaaacattccaggaatttatttatccacaacttccttttgcacgaacaatagcctgggcagctggtggccctcggaggaattgcccagccctccgcttgcccctttggcaaaaatcttaatcatatttcctcctgaaggacaaaaggtcctcgaaaaaaaccttttgccttcgctctgattattcattccactcaaagcacaatagatcaggttggcttgagatttcccctttgtctcgccagccgcatggcatggcatttcctttgtttactcctttcccagattcctctgtgctccctcatcccgcctccatctctcctgattggctgtcgccaccaggtggcaaaGGTCTCCCCactggttcctacggaccactggagcccatcgcccaatcatggcagggaacaacagggaagccggggcagggagtttgaactctgcaactttgaattgctataaatatgactgtactggtgtactcccctcatgcttagctttggcgaattattgcagctttgcatctgtttcagctgaatcacattaaacctcgatggcttttcttcaactggtgagacttttcattgggaaatcagagaaaaatatgggatgcttctctgtctcaccaggggaaaagaactctttgatgagtctaattggtctctgcctcctggcaaagacccctaaattttagctctagatcATGGACACTTGGCTAGGGCCTTGGCTCTCGTTTCTTCCTGACCTGGCTCTGTAACTCCACAGCCTGACTTTGGCTAATCTGAACTCACTCTTGGCTCAGCCTCATCACTTTGTGTTTGCATTTCCATTTCAAGGACTTAAAGACTCTGGTCTTTGGCATATCCTCCTAATGTTTGTGTAAACCTCGGCCCTGATATCCAGACTCATTACACATGACACCACAAACGGTGCAGCGCAACGCACCTGGTAGAGGAGCTGCACGTGCGGGAGGCGGTTGTTGATCATCCGCTCGAAGAGGGAGACGCCCAGGTGGTACTTCTTCTCCAAGGTGTAGTCAGCCGGCTTTGGCCGCAGCTGGAAAAGGCCAAAGGAACCCCCCATGAAAGGGCTGGGCAGACTGGGAGGAAACCTCTGAGGACTCCGGAGGGCTACTTCCAGGGACTAGGGCATACTTACCTGCTGGTGGTCTCCGATGAGGATGAGGTGCTGGCAGGAGGGCGTCAGGGAGGTGAGGATGTGGGCCTCCAGGATCTCGGCTGCCTCTTCCACCATCACGATCCGGGGACGGATGCACTGCAGCAGCTTCCTGTATTTGGCAGCCCCTGGAAGACAGAGAGGAGACACCTGGTTGTGGTAGGTGGAGGACGGTGGAGAGGTGAGCCCATGCTTTAGATTAACCccaaaaataaagtgaaggaagactgccttttctagatgtcctagtcatccacaaaccagatcagcAATTGAGTCAcatagtttacagaaaacctacacacacagataccgacataaaaactccaaccatcacccaagtcaagaaagaagcacaatcaaagccttggTAGACCGTGCAAACAggatctgcgaagcccaccttctcctccaaggtgaactgaaccacctcaactgggctctccaggccaagggagactccacctcagacatcagaagagctgcaagaccaccgagaagaagacacaagtcaagacgaagatccacccagagggaaagggttcttgccagacatcaaggtaACCCTTGACCgcagagggaagaggaggaggaaacacaacatacaaactatctccagacccaccaaggaaatccaacaaatgctacgttcagcaaaggacaagagggatcctctcacttctgcaggagtctaccgtgtaccacgcagctgtggacaagtctacatagggaccaccaaacgcagcagcattgcccaaacacgaatcaagaaacaggaaaggcactgcagactaagtcaaccagagaagtcagccatagcagagcacctgatgaaccaacctggacacagcatactatttgagaacacagaaatgctggaccactctcacaaccaccatgtcagactacacagagaagccattgaaatccacaagaagcaggtggacaatttcaacaaaagtaggaaaccatgaagatgaacaaaatctggctaccagtattaaaaattagaacagcaaaacaacagagaggaaacaaacaaggacatctaatcagctctcaacaaaagattgctccaggcacttccaggccattatatgctaatcaaggtggtcagttgaaacattcacacctagctcctgcagacaagaggcctttgtcccaccctggacatcattccacagatatataaaccctttttcctagttccaacagacctcacaacctctgaggatgcttgccatagatgcaggcgaaacatcaggagagaatgcctctagaacatggccatatagcccgaaaaaacctacaacaacccagtgattccagccatgaaagccttcgacaatacacctttGAGAGTTCAGGACGTTCTTCTGTGTGGTCAATGGAAGGTGGCTGACCCTGGTGACTTCCGGCAGAAATAATATTCCTTAACATATTTAACT
Encoded here:
- the LOC132773560 gene encoding NFX1-type zinc finger-containing protein 1-like; amino-acid sequence: MPGPQKRGWSHFPSRGSRSPPCKARRLSPGPPRRPESPPDVMMALMRLSDRGHREQLLSFFQTHEDDLSRMLDGPGLGPRDVHTLLRVVKHVLEGPPGAQDVRPVLDLVLRPAFVFRSLLGFIASLEAFRCPDGEVSREVMADTVAALHHLLEAAPEKAQTLLCYPVDLLCATVQRLQSRGLLFAWVTQKQLRDTKGLLDAAFQGSSGPRGAGLESLANRDDFRLIPVFPTPEDIFLEPTATLKPNLVTGRYKSDRSYLDTHFRLLREDLVKPLRDGISSRFTLRSLFSNSQKPPSELRLYRNVQLSSVGYSPVGVTFLATFKGKSGSAATKSLLSGSLVCLLSEDDDGQVLFGTVAGSRHHEGAVWLDIKQSHTRLLRLLGRATFTMAESPAFFESYRHVLEGLKEMEAEPVPFRKYLVKCRREVSPPAYLQEEEKEGAGLVTFDLSALHPPKDKPTSTKDLAKVGSPSSPEASVDHPKAEGLLLGLSSVSPLCPQLWRPETFPHLDESQVNAVRTALGSEFVLIQGPPGTGKTFIGLKILQILLDNESLWNKANTPCLVVCYTNHALDQFLEGVLDFLQTGVVRIGGRSKSQRVSDTCALRNLRRRQPPYLRPSRDRQRFAQMLEDLGEQKSHINFCTEVLQLLRRGVLTERELELEIGKDHLWIPQGSMLRWLKLFPPEVNRKQPPRRQENSRKMAAGPSSQYNNAELFQPHRDERFLDDDYDEAEAERRGASNSPKEKFAYIVPEEESAHKKWLLACLANEDTMTNEEVAEIKDSRNVQPNDRWRLYRRWLAAYENELKANLVEMLAKYEKDAAELQELTFQEDLRILRGSRVIGMTTTGAAKYRKLLQCIRPRIVMVEEAAEILEAHILTSLTPSCQHLILIGDHQQLRPKPADYTLEKKYHLGVSLFERMINNRLPHVQLLYQHRMRPEISQLLVPFFYKELRDHQVVLQYESIKGMEKNVFFVQHREEESHSADSESYSNRHEAAFLASLTGYLLKQGYGRSQITILTPYHGQVVRVRTLLRHQGMEDVAVHAVDDFQGEENDIVLLSLVRSNSQGKIGFLKDKNRLCVALSRAKKGFYCLGNLDVLSAGSILWKEISGLLKSKALLGEELTLMCQNHPETKTAVKASADFKALPDGGCALKCQTRLECGHPCTRRCHPLDQDHRLYRCTFPCSRVLCERKHKCPKKCKEECRLCEVKVEKVVPKCGHSQEMPCHLPPEVWVCQEPCRKALQCGHLCKLKCGMNCQVASCKETVQVTLPCSHVAETECFRQKMPLPCQEKCLQKLDCGHICQGSCHECIEGHVHATCRQKCTRVLLCSHTCQGSCSENCPPCKKMCRNRCPHSRCSKTCGEFCFRCVQRCSWRCKHHQCTQMCWEICNRPRCDRPCKKMLRCKHPCVGLCGEPCPPKCRVCHRNELAEIFFGKEDEPESRFVVLKECGHIFEVQGLDRWMEGNGDGEPQAKPVQQKVCPKCSTPIQSNPRYSNVIKATQQRIADIKRRMFGSREQLQFGRAALLSELIVLPPHSRYFRKEDLKREIEAAASLQSLGDCEITVRLLLCLQRLRDRATHCTDEQGRRLVGAAEALESWLHRRQRGDAFAAQQLRECRNEVKRLSYLANVFERLTIYGREQMPSSSTATEAADKALSLLDGREPFTEAQEGALLPVLETLDHLMPASGPRLSQAEKVSIEEAMRFGRGQWYECPNGHFYSVGQCGRPVEKSQCPECGANIGGRKKKVHAGNVTASLTLETGNGGKEVEGRPLSSIGDLTGLSDLLPSSICATDHTPAGLDTPSQANDSQTEASGQLPDLLIPASSCHPYGSPLDKVAKGTTPSGAQQEGSGEVAMEETPSLEPLEHVNAYSPERTSQDHHEPMEQDNPWSPQACTTMELLEIKEEDSPWSSQACTEPTTMDLLEPKEQDSPLSHEACTEPTTMDPLEMKEEDNSWSPQACTEPTTMDLLEPKEQDGPLLHEACTEATTIDPLEIKEEDSSWSPQACTEPTTVDLLELKEEDSPWSPEACTEPTTIDPLELKEQDSPSSPQACTEPTTIDPLEPKEEDSSWSPEACTEPTTVDLLELKEEDSPWSPEACTEPTTIDPLEPKEEDSSWSPQACTEHTTMDLLEPKQQDIPLSPPTCTEPTSQGPLEPREQGSPWSPHATLSFQESRFSPPGDKEDLQPQSTPTEVHPDGHQSPPPVQEEREPERRLRPRKRRRSTRLVQTLRCKRRRRTQC